tgccatctttagttcgaGGCTTGATCACCCGatgtctaatccctatatccatgagttctcttttccaatagttaagaaagtatcgTTTAGTTATTCCTATTAATTAGTCATAGttaaaaacccatctaaatcattggttgcacttagattaagtgattacttgcattctcggtgctttagtatctctcagaactggttcgacaatcatttatactacagcatttgtcttaggagccttgaaaactcctaacatcaaattggcgccgttgccaaattctgagtcgatttgaacattgagatttagtcaattgcttgagactaagtcatttttattttcttttgttactaactcttcttcacctccctttaatctacaggtgtatgaacttgaggagcaagggtcctcaagttcacctaaccaacagcgagcagctcgccccattggcacttacgaccgtcccaacattcatggtcatagattgggaatccgagcacccgccgtggcagccaacaactttgagatcaagtcaggactcctcaacgtgatcgagaacaacaagtatcatggcttggctctcgaggatccatttgatcacttggacaggttcgacagctactgtgggttgtcaaaaaccaatggtgtgtccgaagatgctttaaagctcaagctattccctttctctttgggggataaggcacgtcagtgggagaagtctctacccagcgactccattaccacttgggatgactgcaagaaagcattcttggagaagttcttctctacttcaagaactgctaagctgagaaacgagatctccagctttcaacagaagggcttggaaggtttcagtgaagcctgggagagattcaagggctatcaagctcaatgcccacaccatggtttctctaaggagagtttgctgagcacattctaccgtggtgctctacctaagtacagagccagactggatacagctagtaatgggttcttcttggggcgaactgaggaggatgcagaggagctggttgacaacatggttaagagtgatgcagtctacagtggagaccacgacagaagcagtaGAACTGAGGATAAGcaaacgaggaaggagttgaaggctctacaggataagatagacatcctccttgctgataaagctacccaagagcagctgcactttgtcgGCAACCCAAGCCAAGAAACACCAGCtgttgtccatgaagttgagggtttggaaggtcaggaagagctgtgtttcatcaacaacaatggtagctggtacaagaaagaacccaactttcagtacaacaactaccaacagaagtcctattccaacaaccagcagagtggttatcagcctcggaacaatcagcaaggcagttatcaaccTCAGCAgaaccctcctcctggtttcaacaacaaggGCAACCATTCTTCCCAACAACAATCTAATCCCTCTACCTCCACTCCTCAGGTCAGCAGCACTGATgctctactgaaacaaatcctggagtctcaaacaagaagtgagaagcatgttggctatgagttgaagaatcttcactcaaagattgatgggagctacaatgagctcaacaacaagttcagagctttggagaaccagtttgctgccatgaacactcaacaaaatcgccaacaaggttctctacctggtaaatctgagcaaaacccaaaggaaaccatgaaagctatcactcttagaagtggtaaggagttacctcagagaactctcaccaaggatgctgagaaacaaagtgagggggttgccatcaccatagatgatgaagtggtgattgttgatgagaagatcaatgacgagatcttggaaaAGATAGTGGAAGCAAAAGGAAAgggaaaggttggagaagagaagaaaacagttaaaGATGGTGAAGTCGTCTCTCCTGCAAGTGAGaactcttttgttcctcctgccTATGAACCCAAGCTCCCATTCCCAGGTCGATTTAAGAGGCAGCtactagagaagtacaaagctttgtttgacaagcaaatgagtgaagtccaagtcacaatgcccattatagatgctttcatgctgatccctcaatacagcaagttcctcaaagatgctgtagctgcaaagaagaaagagatggagggcatggtgattctcactcatgagtgcagtgctatcattcagaggctggtcattccaaagaagctagaagatcctggatgcttcacattaccttgcGCTCTAGggcctatggtatttgatagatgtctctgcgatttgggagctagtgtcagcttgatgcccctatctgttgctaagaagctgggtttcactcagtacaagaagtgtagactttctctggtattggctgatcgttcagtgaagtaccctgtgggtatcttagaggacctcccagtgatggttggaaattatgagatccctacagactttgtggtgcttgaaatgggtgaagaagctcaagaccctttaatccttggaagacctttcttagccacagcaggagctatagttaatgtgaaagaaggcaagattgatctccatctgGGTAAAGGGCACGTTCTGCATTTCGACATCAAGGAAGTAATGAGGAGGCCAACAGTTCAGGGCCAAGTGTTCTACATCGAAGAGATGGATGCCCTTGCTGATGAACTCCTAgaagagttgtcactagaggaccctctacagcatgctttaaCTGTAGAGAAGGAGGCTGAGGTGATCgagaacctggagagtactgcctatgggatgatgctGGATTCACACCAGGCGTTTGTCAGTAAGGACCAGTATGAGGAGCTTCCACAGATGGTTCACCAACAAGTCTCAGTCACTCAACGAGAGGACAACCAGCAGGATGACTGGAGTGAACTAAAGGcacctaaagtggagcttaaacctcttccccatggtgtaaggtatgcattccttggtcctaatgaaacttaccctgtcattgtgagtagtgaacttactgagaatgagctatctgaacttttgaaaacacttaaaagatttagaaaggcaataggttactcactagatgacatcaaggggatatcaccctctttgtgcatgcataggatacatcttgaggatgaatcaatgacttctatcgagcatcaaagaaggttaaatcctaacctgaaggatgttgtaaagaaagagattcttaaactcctagatgctggtgttatttaccctatctcagattctaaatgggtatcacctgtgcatgttgtaccaaagaaaggtggTATCACTGTGATCAAGAATGACAACGATGAactgataccaacaagaaccatcacaggtcatagaatgtgcattgattaccgaaaactaaactctgcatctagaaaggatcattttccactaccatttattgatcagatgctagagagacttgcaaatcacccaTTCTACTGTTTCCTTGATGGGTACtcaggatttttccaaatccccatacatcccaatgatcaagagaaaacgacattcacatgtccctatggcacctttgcatatcgaaggatgccatttggtctatgtaatgctccagctacctttcaaaggtgcatgatgtcaattttctctgatctgattgaggatgttgtggaggtattcatggatgatttctctgtctacggatcttcgttctctgcttgtttgtcaaatttgtgcagggtcctacagagatgtgaggacaccaaccttgtgctgaattgggagaagtgtcacttcatggtcaaagaagggattgtgctaggacacaagatttcagagaaggggattgaggtggataaagccaagatcgatgttatggttggtctgcctcaaccaaagacagtgaaagacatccggagttttcttggtcatgctggattctacaggaggttcatcaaggacttctccatgatcactagacctttgaccaggctgctgtgcaaggaagctactttcagttttgatgtggaatgtctacaagctttcaagaagctgaaaggtgaactcgTTAGTGCcccaattgtccagccacctgattgggatctcccttttgagatcatgtgtgacgccagtgactatgctgtgggagctgttctgGGGCAGAAGAAAAATGGCAAAactcatgtgatctactacgccagccaaaccctcaatgatgctcaaatgaggtatgccacaacagagaaggagatgctggcaattgtttttgccttcgagaagttcagaagttacttggttgggtctaaagtcattgtctacacagatcatgctgccTTGAGACACCTTCTAgccaagaaagatgcaaaacccAGGCTTTTGAGGTGGATCCTTTTGCTCCAAGAGTTTGATATGGAGATCAAGGACAAACctggagttgagaatggagtaGCTGATCATTTATCCAGGTTGAGGATAGAGTCTGGTGTCCCAATTGACGAAGGACTTCCTGAAGAGCAGATCATGGCTATCGaagcagtgatagcagtttgtgagactggtagGAAGCTGGAAGAGGTCAAAGCAACAGAGgagaaagaaccttggtatgctgatttggttaactacctagccacaggaagagagcctttgaatcttgtaggctatgccaagaagaagttctacaaggatgtgaaaAGATATTACTGGGACGAGccctacctctacattctctgcaaagatcagctttataggagagtggttgcaaatgaggagattgatgggatccttgcacagtgtcatggatcatcctatggaggaCACTTTGCCACCTTCAAGACAGTTGCAAAAGtattacaagctggattctggtggccacacaTGTTCAAGGATACACAAGCCTTTGTTTCGAAGTGTGATTCTTGCCAAAGAAGAGGgaacatcaccaagaggaatgagatgcctcaaaatccaatccttgaagttgaagtgtttgatgtctggggtattgacttcatgggccCCTTTCCATCATCCTTTGGCAACAAATATATCCTTGTggctgttgattatgtctccaaatgggtggaagccatagcaagccccaccaatgatgctagagttgtaatcaagatgttc
The nucleotide sequence above comes from Brassica napus cultivar Da-Ae chromosome A9, Da-Ae, whole genome shotgun sequence. Encoded proteins:
- the LOC111201249 gene encoding uncharacterized protein LOC111201249, which codes for MVGNYEIPTDFVVLEMGEEAQDPLILGRPFLATAGAIVNVKEGKIDLHLGKGHVLHFDIKEVMRRPTVQGQVFYIEEMDALADELLEELSLEDPLQHALTVEKEAEVIENLESTAYGMMLDSHQAFVSKDQYEELPQMVHQQVSVTQREDNQQDDWSELKAPKVELKPLPHGVRYAFLGPNETYPVIVSSELTENELSELLKTLKRFRKAIGYSLDDIKGISPSLCMHRIHLEDESMTSIEHQRRLNPNLKDVVKKEILKLLDAGVIYPISDSKWVSPVHVVPKKGGITVIKNDNDELIPTRTITGHRMCIDYRKLNSASRKDHFPLPFIDQMLERLANHPFYCFLDGYSGFFQIPIHPNDQEKTTFTCPYGTFAYRRMPFGLCNAPATFQRCMMSIFSDLIEDVVEVFMDDFSVYGSSFSACLSNLCRGIEVDKAKIDVMVGLPQPKTVKDIRSFLGHAGFYRRFIKDFSMITRPLTRLLCKEATFSFDVECLQAFKKLKGELVSAPIVQPPDWDLPFEIMCDASDYAVGAVLGQKKNGKTHVIYYASQTLNDAQMRYATTEKEMLAIVFAFEKFRSYLVGSKVIVYTDHAALRHLLAKKDAKPRLLRWILLLQEFDMEIKDKPGVENGVADHLSRLRIESGVPIDEGLPEEQIMAIEAVIAVCETGRKLEEVKATEEKEPWYADLVNYLATGREPLNLVGYAKKKFYKDVKRYYWDEPYLYILCKDQLYRRVVANEEIDGILAQCHGSSYGGHFATFKTVAKVLQAGFWWPHMFKDTQAFVSKCDSCQRRGNITKRNEMPQNPILEVEVFDVWGIDFMGPFPSSFGNKYILVAVDYVSKWVEAIASPTNDARVVIKMFKSIIFPRFGVPRVVISDGGSHFINKLLEGLLKKNGVKHKVATPYHPRSHSDTSRSLQLGARLWERHLEVARGFVVVSRKQSPQSEVSERGRRVAPAGSDIMGATPSRRSRFRRNGHSRTDAERDFTATPRGRSSSERAFWSDTPRSLAFSSTRDARKRLESDLSQRDPHVAPAPVQVKMVKKTKGRLEAERQEAESQEFAQRGKALTSEPTGSGTQRTVRQQTLAARKSKEHEKRAGKSVAVPTHEEGETESDDEPAPTKKAKMSKGKGVAVDRDRAKTPSVEELYDHLKDGVTWVPTRFADLNLLKELGLDSDIEAMLGHLKMPKLLTMAYPFYKDVTCQFLSSLVVTYHDTAHDASGPRFIDGTYLRIATYFSGMYGKDYVYHYYLYGKPVEVVLPNRNLTSLEIPGAISFNIPQEYFLGEHGPLDPIQAAPSRRRSVPVQPEPPVADTPEHIYGPPRYYFKPHDGVLPPGALRDAHDHIGRLQRWNKAQDRTIEKLKDKCKALSKTVKKQAKTSAKFMKKVADVLTRGGIAGCSSADFAFANTSNPQPPPPPDALGFPLTAAQLQRKWRNPPTQPSTSGNKSPSLASSDSEDEIDEVESQPWYGGSGTASGGYYTTFPPDDDDAGVGGRVL